A region from the Candidatus Limnocylindrales bacterium genome encodes:
- the crcB gene encoding fluoride efflux transporter CrcB, whose protein sequence is MLLALYVAAGGALGAVARYLVTTAMAHLWSHPLPIGTMAVNVSGCLVIGALVGAADSRALLTAESRAFLIIGVLGGFTTFSAFGLEAFELLRRGQVLLALVHVAGQCVLGIGAVAAGFHLLRGR, encoded by the coding sequence GTGCTCCTCGCCCTTTACGTCGCGGCCGGTGGCGCCCTCGGCGCCGTTGCACGCTACCTCGTGACGACGGCGATGGCGCATCTCTGGTCACACCCGCTCCCGATCGGGACCATGGCGGTCAATGTCTCGGGCTGCCTCGTCATCGGGGCACTGGTCGGCGCAGCGGACAGCCGTGCATTGCTGACGGCGGAGTCGCGCGCGTTTCTCATCATCGGGGTCCTTGGCGGCTTCACCACGTTCTCGGCGTTCGGGCTAGAAGCCTTCGAGCTGCTGCGGCGCGGGCAGGTGCTGCTGGCGCTCGTGCACGTCGCCGGACAGTGCGTGCTGGGAATCGGCGC